AGCGTCATCCTCGGCTGACACAGAACTGAACTGGCCCGGCTTTGAACCCGGAAGGGATTGATCCTGCCCTACAACAGCTCAGGACCACCCCAAAAGTGGGCTGGTCCTGCGCTGTTGTCCGGAAAATGTCAGCGCTACTTGCCCACTGTTTCCTGAACGGCCGGTACCTCGGGGGCCTTTCCGCCCCAGCCTTGCACCGACTTGGGCTTGCCAAAGAACAGTGCCATCACCGCTCCCAGAAGAATCGCACAGGCGGGCAACAGGATGGACTGGCTCATCGCCGTCGAGAATCCCGCGTGCAGCGCCTCCGGCAACACTCCGGTCATGGAGGCTTCACCCGCAGGAGCTCCGGCTGGAGCCGCAGGCAGTTCTGCCGCGAGCCGAGACTGAATGAGGGCAGCAATGGCAGCCGAACCCAACACAGCACCGATCTGGCGTGTGGTGTTGAAAACGCCGGAACCGGCCCCTGCCTGGCGTGGTTCCAGGTTGCGGGTGGTCGCGTTGGACACCGGACCCCAGATGAAGGCGTTGGCAACGCCCTGCAATGCGCTGGGCAGCAGGAACATCCAGATAGGAGTGTCCGGGCCCAGCAGGGACGCGGTCCAGAACAATGCTCCGGAAAGGCAGACGAGGCCGAAGGATGCGAACCAGCGCGGGTTTGCGCGGTCTATGAGCTTGCCGACGAACGGAGCGAGCGCACCCGAAATAACAGCCATGGGAATCATCAGCAAGGCAGACTGCGTTGGCGTCAGGCCCCGCACCGTTTGGTAGTAGAAAATGGTGGGCAGCGGGAAGGCTGTCACCGTGAAGCCCACGGCCATGATGGTGCTGTTTCCCAGGGAGAAATTGCGGTCTTTGAACAGGCCAAGCGGCAGCAGTGGTTCCCCTCCACGGCGTTCAAGAAGCCACTGCCAGGCGACAAACAGAACCAGGACTACAAGTCCGGTAATGATCAAACCCCACACCGAAACGAACCCGGTAACCGTTCCCCACTTGTAGGTTTGGCCCTCTTGGATGCCAAACACCAGCAAGAACATACCGACGGCGGACAGCACCACGCCCACGACGTCGAACGTGTGGGTGTGAGTGCTCAGTTTCGGCACGAAACGCGTGACAAGGATAAAGGCCACGATGCCGATGGGGACGTTGACGAAGAAGATCCACTCCCAGCCAAGGCTGTCCACCAGCAGACCACCAAGGATCGGGCCGATCAGTACTGCCATTCCTGCCGTAGCTCCCCACAGCCCCATGGCTGCGCCGCGGCGGTCGGGCGGGAAGATTCGCGTAATCACGGCCATGGTCTGAGGCGTCATCATGGCGGCACCGAAGCCTTGGACGGCGCGCGCAGCGATCAACATGGTGATGTCGCCGGAGAGCCCGCACCAGAGGGAAGCGAGGGTAAAGACCACCAGGCCGATCAGGTAAAGGTTCTTGGGGCCGAACCGATCACCCAGCCTGCCCGTGATCAACAGGGGCACGGCATAGGCCAGCAAGTAGGCGCTGGTGACCCAAATGACGGCGTTGATATCCGTGTTGAGGCCCTCCATGATCCGCGGGTTCGCGACCGACACAATGGTGGTGTCGATGAGGATCATGAAGAAACCCACCACGAGTGACCACAGCGCGGGCCACGGCTTAGCTACGTTTTCCAAGGGATTCCTTTGGTTTGCTTATAAGTTCGGTTGGAGCCGGTTGGGGTTCATCCCAGGGCAGGCGCCCGTTGCCCAACTCCTCAAGGAGGCCGCGGATCCACGCGATCTCCGTTCGGCGCATTGCCTGTTGGTACGTGATGTCGATCCAGTACTTACGGGCCAGTCCCTTGCCCGTCACGGTGGCTTCGGCGTGGACGAGGAAGTCAAGATCGGCATTCAGTGCAACAACCCGCTCCTCCAACAGCCCCATCACCACCTCCGCGGGAAGGTGATGGGCCTCGGCGATTGCGTGAGGGAAGACGGGGTATTCATTCACAGGGGTGGAGAGCATGGCCTGCAGACGGGCATCGAGGGCAACATGTCCGGCTGAAGTGATCCGGTAGGTGGTCCGTTCCGGGCGGTTTCCTTCGCGTTCGGTTCCCGTAGCCTCGATGAGCCGGCTTTCCTCGAGCCGGCCCATGGCGTGATACAGGGTCCCGGGGCGCACTTTCACGAGGCGGTCCTCATGACGGGCCATCAGCAACTGGTACATCTCGTAAGGATGCATGGGCCCCTCCGCCAAAAGGGCCAGCGCGGCTACCCCCAGTGGGGTCAAGGCAGCGGCCTTGGGCATAACAAACCCCCTTCCGAATCAAATACTCCACAACAACTATTCCACGTGGAGTATAAGGATGCAAAGGAACCCGGAGACACAGAAAGCCCAGCCGCCAGGCGGCTGGGCTTTCCAAGCACTAGTTGCGTTAGTCCAGCAGGGCCTGAATCTCTGACCTGGCGAACATTGTGGCGGCATCGCGCGCGGAGGGAGTTCCGGCGTCGGGATCTGCTCCAGCATCCAGCAGCACCCGGGCGACGCCGGTGTATCCCTTGAAGACCGCCCCGGCCAGCGGAGTCTGTCCGCGATCGTTGGCGGCATTGACGTCGGCACCGTGATGGAGGATGAGTTGTACGGCTTCCTCGTGCCCGTGATACGCGGCCAGCATCAGGAGGGAGTCGCCGGCGGCGTTGGTCAGCGTGGCAGGAGCGCCGGCGCTCAAGTAGCCTCGTAGCAGTTCGGTGTCCCCTTCGCGGGCAGCATCGAACAGGGCGTGGGCCAGGGCCAACGTTTCGTCGTCGGGGCCTGTAGCTTGGCTCATCTGTGGGGTCCCTTCAGGAATCCGGTCTGGCGCCCGACAACCTGGCCGGCGTCGGGGGCGACGATCACTTCCTGGGCTGCGATGTAAGGTTCTTCACCGTCCATCACCGTCAGGGTTTCCTCCGCCGATACGGACCGCTTGATCACGGCCAAAGCAACGGGTCCCATTTCAAAGTGCTGCGCCACCGATGTCAGAGTACCCACCTTGCGCTCCCCGACAAATACAACACTGCCAACGGCTGGCAGTGTGTGCTGTGAGCCATCAAGCTGCAGGAACACGAGGCGCCGCGGCGGGTGGCCCAGGTTGTGGACACGAGCAATGGTTTCCTGGCCCTTGTAGCAGCCCTTGTTCAGGTGTACTGAGGTCCTCAAAAGGTCCAGTTCGTGGGGAATCGTCTTCTCGTCTGTCTCGGCACCGAGGCGGGGCCGCCAAGCAGCAATCCGCAGGGCATCCGCTGCCATGGCGCCTGCCAACGGAAGGCCCTCCACGGATTGCTCCAGTTGGGCCGCCGGGACAAGGTACTCGAACCAAGGGCGCTCGAGCCCGGGATGCGATTCCTCGGGAACGATGCTGTAGGCGTAGCCGCCGGGGCTTACGTGCGGCCAGGGATCCTCCCACACCAAGCGCCCGGTCAGTTGCTCCTGCGGTTTGGTGGCACCCACCACGGCCCACTGCTCAGAGACGTCCTCAATGTCGACGCGGAGCATGAACTTCATCCTGTTCAGCCATTCAGCCAATGGCCCTGCCTCGGCAGTCTCCACGATCAGCCATGTGGTGGTGCCATCGTCAATGACGCGGGCATCGAACTCGATGCGGCCCTGAACGCTGAGCAGCAACAGTTCGCTGGCAACGCCGGGCTGAAGGTTGGTGACCTGTTGGGACGAGAGCGTGTTGAGCCAGCTGAGCCGGTCCGGGCCAGTCACGGTCACCACGCCACGGTGCGAAAGATCGACGACGGCGGTTCCGATTGCCAGGGCGCGCTGCTCACGCAGCGGTTCGCCATAGTGAGCGGCGACGCCGGCGTCCAGGCCGGTGTCCTCGACGGCGCCGGGGCGCGACAACAGAGGGCTCTTGTAAGTCATATGTAGTAGAAGTCCTTGCGACTCAGCGGTATTCCGGTATCAGCGGTATTCCGGGTTTTCGAAATCAAATCGGGTGCCCGCTTTCCATTCCTCCGGCAAGTTGCCGTAGGCCGGAATGCCCCCGGCATCGCGCAGGAGCTTGGCCATGTGGAGGAGGTTCCACGTCATGAAGGTGGTGTTCCTGTTAGTAAAATCACTCTCCGGCCCACCCGATCCTTCGTCCAGATAGCTGGGACCCGGACCCACAGGACCGATCCACCCGGCGTCGGCCTGGGGAGGAATGGTGAAGCCGATGTGCTGCAGGCTGTACAGCACATTCATGGAACAGTGCTTGATGCCGTCCTCGTTGCCAGTGATGAGGCAACCGCCCACCTTGGGGTAGAACGCCCATTGGCCCTTGCTGGTCAACTCGCCCGAATGGGCGTATAACCGCTCGATGAGCTTCTTGGTTTGGGACGAGTTGTCGCCCAGCCAGATAGGCCCGGCGACCACGACAATATCGGCGTCGCGGACGTCACGGTAGATCTCCGGCCATTCATCGGTCTTCCATCCGTGCTCGCGCATATCCGGATACACACCGCTGGCGATGTCGTGGTCCACTGTCCGGAAGAGCCGGGTTGTGACGCCCTGCTTCTCCATGATGTCCCGGCTGATTTTGATCAGGCCATCAGTGTTGCTGAGCTGCGGCGAAGGTTTCAGGGTGCCATTGAAGAAGACGGCCTTAAGGCCCTCATAACCTTCCGGCTTGAGGTGGGTGTTCACTTTCTGCTCCTTCTGCTGGCTGCTTGCTTGCTGCGTGCTGGAACGTACGGTGAGGCCTCGGGTCAGGAAACCTTGTTGAGGAATGCCGAGGCGTGCGCTTCAAGGGCCTTGCCGCTGGCAGCGACGTCCCAGCGCCACAGGAGGTTGCCATCAACCAAGCCAAAGATCCGTGTTGCCGCTGTGTACTCCTTGGAGTGGCTTCCGCGCATCACCATGTCGGTGCTCAGCTGGATCTGGGGTCCCTTGATTTGGCCGTAGTAGAGCTCAGTGATTCCGCCAGGGTGGGAGATCGATACGGAGATGTCGAAACCGCCCTCCTTGTTGCGCCGCTCCTCGACTTCGTCGGCAGTCTTGAGAACGGGGACGATGTCGGCCGGGATCAGACCCGGGCCTCCGTCGCCTTCTTCAAGCTTCCGCTCCAAAGCCCAGAACCCCGTCTCAACAGTCAACGGGCGCAACTTTTCGCCGGCGTCATCACTGAGCCAGGTCTCGGCCCTGTACTGCAGGTACGGGAGCCCGTTGTGCGTGAATGACACATGCTGGACGAAATGTTCGGAGTCCTCGTCTCCGCTGCCGAGCCGGCCGCGGCCTTCCCACTCACCAATGAGCCAGGAAAGAGGGACGAGTTCAGGCGTCAGATCTGTGGGGATCTCAATAGGCACAACGATTACCTCTGTTGGGCTGCAGGATCAGAAGGGTTACTTCTGGCCCTTGAAAAGGCGGTAGACGACAAAA
The sequence above is a segment of the Arthrobacter sp. StoSoilB22 genome. Coding sequences within it:
- a CDS encoding flavodoxin family protein, giving the protein MNTHLKPEGYEGLKAVFFNGTLKPSPQLSNTDGLIKISRDIMEKQGVTTRLFRTVDHDIASGVYPDMREHGWKTDEWPEIYRDVRDADIVVVAGPIWLGDNSSQTKKLIERLYAHSGELTSKGQWAFYPKVGGCLITGNEDGIKHCSMNVLYSLQHIGFTIPPQADAGWIGPVGPGPSYLDEGSGGPESDFTNRNTTFMTWNLLHMAKLLRDAGGIPAYGNLPEEWKAGTRFDFENPEYR
- a CDS encoding ankyrin repeat domain-containing protein: MSQATGPDDETLALAHALFDAAREGDTELLRGYLSAGAPATLTNAAGDSLLMLAAYHGHEEAVQLILHHGADVNAANDRGQTPLAGAVFKGYTGVARVLLDAGADPDAGTPSARDAATMFARSEIQALLD
- a CDS encoding PadR family transcriptional regulator, with product MPKAAALTPLGVAALALLAEGPMHPYEMYQLLMARHEDRLVKVRPGTLYHAMGRLEESRLIEATGTEREGNRPERTTYRITSAGHVALDARLQAMLSTPVNEYPVFPHAIAEAHHLPAEVVMGLLEERVVALNADLDFLVHAEATVTGKGLARKYWIDITYQQAMRRTEIAWIRGLLEELGNGRLPWDEPQPAPTELISKPKESLGKRS
- a CDS encoding FABP family protein; protein product: MPIEIPTDLTPELVPLSWLIGEWEGRGRLGSGDEDSEHFVQHVSFTHNGLPYLQYRAETWLSDDAGEKLRPLTVETGFWALERKLEEGDGGPGLIPADIVPVLKTADEVEERRNKEGGFDISVSISHPGGITELYYGQIKGPQIQLSTDMVMRGSHSKEYTAATRIFGLVDGNLLWRWDVAASGKALEAHASAFLNKVS
- a CDS encoding folate-binding protein, with protein sequence MTYKSPLLSRPGAVEDTGLDAGVAAHYGEPLREQRALAIGTAVVDLSHRGVVTVTGPDRLSWLNTLSSQQVTNLQPGVASELLLLSVQGRIEFDARVIDDGTTTWLIVETAEAGPLAEWLNRMKFMLRVDIEDVSEQWAVVGATKPQEQLTGRLVWEDPWPHVSPGGYAYSIVPEESHPGLERPWFEYLVPAAQLEQSVEGLPLAGAMAADALRIAAWRPRLGAETDEKTIPHELDLLRTSVHLNKGCYKGQETIARVHNLGHPPRRLVFLQLDGSQHTLPAVGSVVFVGERKVGTLTSVAQHFEMGPVALAVIKRSVSAEETLTVMDGEEPYIAAQEVIVAPDAGQVVGRQTGFLKGPHR
- a CDS encoding DHA2 family efflux MFS transporter permease subunit, producing the protein MENVAKPWPALWSLVVGFFMILIDTTIVSVANPRIMEGLNTDINAVIWVTSAYLLAYAVPLLITGRLGDRFGPKNLYLIGLVVFTLASLWCGLSGDITMLIAARAVQGFGAAMMTPQTMAVITRIFPPDRRGAAMGLWGATAGMAVLIGPILGGLLVDSLGWEWIFFVNVPIGIVAFILVTRFVPKLSTHTHTFDVVGVVLSAVGMFLLVFGIQEGQTYKWGTVTGFVSVWGLIITGLVVLVLFVAWQWLLERRGGEPLLPLGLFKDRNFSLGNSTIMAVGFTVTAFPLPTIFYYQTVRGLTPTQSALLMIPMAVISGALAPFVGKLIDRANPRWFASFGLVCLSGALFWTASLLGPDTPIWMFLLPSALQGVANAFIWGPVSNATTRNLEPRQAGAGSGVFNTTRQIGAVLGSAAIAALIQSRLAAELPAAPAGAPAGEASMTGVLPEALHAGFSTAMSQSILLPACAILLGAVMALFFGKPKSVQGWGGKAPEVPAVQETVGK